The following coding sequences are from one Elusimicrobiota bacterium window:
- a CDS encoding histidine triad nucleotide-binding protein has product MKQSKDCLFCKIANKEIKSNIIFENDKLLAFSDINPQAPVHILIIPKKHITGLNEIGVADKELLGEIQLAAKEIAEKNNISKDGYRIVANCGPNAGQAVDHIHYHLLGGRIFGWPPG; this is encoded by the coding sequence ATGAAACAATCAAAAGATTGCTTGTTTTGTAAGATTGCAAACAAGGAAATAAAATCCAATATCATTTTTGAAAATGATAAATTACTTGCTTTTTCTGATATAAATCCTCAAGCGCCCGTGCATATTCTTATAATTCCCAAAAAGCATATTACGGGATTAAATGAAATTGGAGTTGCCGACAAGGAACTTTTAGGAGAAATTCAGCTTGCGGCAAAAGAAATAGCAGAGAAAAATAATATAAGTAAAGACGGTTACCGGATTGTAGCAAACTGCGGCCCGAATGCGGGACAAGCAGTAGATCATATTCATTATCATCTGCTTGGCGGCAGGATTTTTGGATGGCCTCCGGGTTAA